A stretch of the Leptidea sinapis chromosome 17, ilLepSina1.1, whole genome shotgun sequence genome encodes the following:
- the LOC126969269 gene encoding cuticle protein 16.5-like, with translation MAAKFVILTALVALAHSSVVPVAKVDNDYTSFAYDVADPNTGDFKSQVETRVGGTVTGQYSLLDSDGTKRTVDYSADDVNGFNAVVRKDPAVIAAAPVAVASAAPVAVAPAVAAPAVYTAAAPSVYAASAPTVYASGAHAIYAPSVYAASAPAVVAKTYAAPTVYTASAPTVVAKTVAGPTFYAASSPAVYARTVSSPAFYSTSGPAVYAKTVAGPTFYAASSPAVVTKTVAAPTVYAAGPSVYSPSVYGESVFANTYASPLYAGHSFVAPNVYARYASPYYSGFWKK, from the exons ATGGCAGCTAAG TTTGTAATTCTTACCGCTCTGGTAGCACTGGCCCATAGCTCAGTGGTACCTGTAGCGAAAGTAGACAACGACTACACCAGCTTCGCGTACGACGTGGCCGACCCAAACACTGGTGACTTCAAGAGTCAAGTCGAAACACGTGTGGGAGGCACCGTGACCGGTCAATACTCTCTTCTGGATTCCGACGGCACAAAGCGTACAGTAGACTACAGTGCTGATGATGTCAATGGTTTCAACGCTGTCGTACGTAAAGACCCAGCAGTGATTGCCGCTGCGCCAGTTGCCGTCGCCTCTGCTGCTCCAGTCGCCGTAGCCCCCGCTGTTGCTGCACCCGCGGTTTATACTGCAGCTGCACCCTCAGTATATGCTGCATCAGCACCAACAGTTTACGCATCAGGTGCTCACGCCATATATGCTCCAAGTGTTTATGCCGCATCTGCCCCAGCCGTCGTAGCTAAGACTTACGCCGCACCTACCGTATACACCGCGTCAGCACCAACTGTTGTAGCAAAGACAGTAGCTGGTCCTACTTTCTACGCTGCATCCTCCCCTGCTGTGTACGCTAGAACAGTTTCTTCACCAGCATTTTACTCAACATCTGGCCCAGCTGTTTACGCTAAGACAGTTGCCGGTCCTACCTTCTACGCTGCATCTTCCCCAGCGGTAGTAACCAAGACTGTTGCCGCTCCGACAGTTTACGCCGCTGGTCCTTCAGTGTACTCTCCGTCAGTATACGGTGAATCAGTCTTCGCCAACACCTACGCTTCTCCTCTGTACGCTGGACACTCTTTCGTTGCCCCCAATGTGTACGCCCGTTACGCATCACCTTACTACTCCGGTTTCTGGAAGAAGTAA